TACTTCCCCTCCATTGGGAGTAATAATTGGATCTTCGGGGGGATCAAGTGGTGGATCAATTTGAATAGTATAGCTGGCTTCTCTAATATTGCTGGCTTCTAAGTGATCTTTGTAAGCTCGAGCTTTAATAGTTATGTTTTGTGTAATGGTGATAGGATCTGTATATTGGTAACTACTTTGAGTAGGCTCATCTCCGTTAGTTGTATAGTAAATGGTCGCATCATCAGTATTGCACCCAATTATTACTTCAGTGTCTGTTTCTACTTGGCCAGCAGCAGGGCTAAAATATGGTGTTGCTACCTTAGTTGGCGGGTTATTGCGTTCAACAATTTGCGCCAGCATCCACCACATGGCTTTTGCCAAGCGAATACAGCCGTTCTTTCCTATGTGCGAGCGAGCATGATTAGCTATCCCATCACCATAATTATGGTAATCATAGGTACCATATTGGTCGGGCCAAAGAGATTGGTCACCCCAATTTTCTATATCGTTATCTGAATGTACAACTGGAAATTCGTGGCTGTCCCACGTAGTTTTGTTTTGTGTTAAGTCATCACCATAGCTGAGAATATCTGCATAATCAAATAATACTCTATTGCTATCTAAATTTACATAATCTCTTATGGCTTCATTTTTTAAATAACGTTGATAGCCAACTTCGCCTAAGCGTTTAGTACCATCCACAGGGCCGGTGCTAAAAAAGGTAGTTGTTGTGGGCATATGCGCATTATATTCATCAACTGATAATAAATAGTCGTGCAGGGTGATTGGATGTTGGCCATCTTGATTATCATTGCTGTCAATTCCCCACCAATCTTGTAGATTTGCTTTCCATGAATATTGGCCGGTTGCTTGATCTATTCCATAAGAATAGGCTACTCCATACCAATGCACATGCTCATCTTCGTCTTCATCTGGGCTTGCTGTCGCCCCAGTCATATCCCAACACCAACCAAATCCCATGACATCGACTGGTTTATTTTCAATTTCTTTCATATAAGTTAAGTGGTTTTTAATCATGTTGCGTGCTTCTGTGTTTGTCCAAAAAGTCTCTTCACCAGCCCCAGCAGCCCAAGGCCAGTTAGGGCGGTTTTCTTCTCGACGTACCCGAGTAGCGCGTAAATGATCTGTAGAAACAGGTAATTGCTGACTGTCAAAAGAAATCTCAACTGCATACTTAGAGCCGTACTGATCCTCGAGTAATTGCAAGCCATATAAAAGGCCATGGCTATGTGATTCCCCAAGATAATTCAGATGCATCTTTTTTATTTCTGCAATTGTATCATCGCTGATTTGGTCGAATTGAGCTACCGCGTTATGGTTAGCGATGATTTGCGCGTGACTTATGTTAGAATTGAAAAGTAATACAATATTAAAAATGATTAGATAGCTAAAGATTCGATACAGCATAAACGACCCTCTTTCTATAAGTTTAAAATTTACCATTTTTTTTATGCATTGGCGTAATATGGGCAAAAGCTCTCCCCTGTAATTGCATTTTCTTTATCGCTTTTTTGCTAATATATTTATTAGTTTGTCTATGTATTCCCCTAGGCAATATCGCGAAAAGAGAAGAAATATCGTAAAACCAATAAAACATTGTATGCCACAAAAATCTTTCCACTAGTTCGATATGGACTAGTCTTTTAATGTTGAATAAGTCGTGTGAGAGTTTAATTGCAGCTCAAGTTTGTTATGTATGCAGACTAAATTAATACATTATAAAGTCGCAATTTCGTGCAGAGTTTGCAGATATGCTTGGGGCACACCAATATCAAACCGCTTGCCCTGCACCATATATCCGATAAAACCCTCTTCAATACGCAGTTTATCTAGGCAAGAAGTAAGTTGGAATTCACCCTTTTCTCGAATGTTATTGGAAATTTGTTCTTCTAATAAATTAA
The sequence above is a segment of the Deltaproteobacteria bacterium genome. Coding sequences within it:
- a CDS encoding chitobiase/beta-hexosaminidase C-terminal domain-containing protein gives rise to the protein MLYRIFSYLIIFNIVLLFNSNISHAQIIANHNAVAQFDQISDDTIAEIKKMHLNYLGESHSHGLLYGLQLLEDQYGSKYAVEISFDSQQLPVSTDHLRATRVRREENRPNWPWAAGAGEETFWTNTEARNMIKNHLTYMKEIENKPVDVMGFGWCWDMTGATASPDEDEDEHVHWYGVAYSYGIDQATGQYSWKANLQDWWGIDSNDNQDGQHPITLHDYLLSVDEYNAHMPTTTTFFSTGPVDGTKRLGEVGYQRYLKNEAIRDYVNLDSNRVLFDYADILSYGDDLTQNKTTWDSHEFPVVHSDNDIENWGDQSLWPDQYGTYDYHNYGDGIANHARSHIGKNGCIRLAKAMWWMLAQIVERNNPPTKVATPYFSPAAGQVETDTEVIIGCNTDDATIYYTTNGDEPTQSSYQYTDPITITQNITIKARAYKDHLEASNIREASYTIQIDPPLDPPEDPIITPNGGEVAIGDEVTITCATNGVDIRYTTDGSDPTEVSNLYNNPIIINQNVTIKARAFGEQSTQSNIVSATYTIAINPPQKVAAPIFSPGSGELQNGALVAITCSTDDATIYYTTDGSVPTISDQEYTTPISITQNLTIRARAFKAGFIDSNIAQAQYTIENEPTPDKPADPIFTPHEDQINAGDKVSITCSTNGALIRYTTDNTEPTIYSQLYIGPITILYTVTIRARAFNDDLTQSDTVSATYTVNNTSEPVDHDDPIDNNGPTITEDTTSNTQNNSPTTITNETQAPVTQQDPVSEQKNVTINTGCAALDVKNSSWLMSLILIVYIAYRRLYKKTIEQPPNV